The Chlamydia trachomatis A/HAR-13 nucleotide sequence CGGCGATTGTCTTTTGCTTTTACACAAGCAGCAAAAGAAGGGGTGTCGTTATGTGCTTTGACTCCGATGCGCCAAGGACTTTGGGGGTTTTTGCAGTTGAATCGGTTGTTGTTTAATGAGATGCAGGAGAAACATCCGCAGGCGCCTATTCCTATCATCGTGACAGAAAGATATGAAACGTGGGGATTAACGAATGGGGATACAGGAGTTTTAGATCCTGTAACGCAACAATTGCGTTTCACGAATGGGGAGATTCTGCATCAAGCAGATTTTCCCTATTATTCTTACAACTATGTCATGTCTGTGCACAAAAGTCAGGGTAGTGAATATGATCGTGTGATTGTCATTCTTCCTAAAGGCAGTGAAGTCTTTGATTCGGCAATTCTCTATACTGCAATTACAAGAACCAAACAACACGTTGAGATTTGGGCTGATCGAGAAGCTTTAGAGGCGATCATTTTGAAAAGAGGGCGTTATTAATTAGAGCTGGCACACTTTTTGCTCCTAGTAAAGATGAATGATTCCAGAAAGAAGGAGCGGACGTTATGGACCAGTTATCACAGATACATCAAGAGCTAGCTCGTTTAGAATTTATCAATGATCAACTGCAGTCGGAAAGAGCGTACATCCATGATTTATTGTGTGCGATAGGCTTTCCTGAAGGGTTAAAGACGATAGCCGCGATAGCTAACGAAGTGCTTTCCGAAGAAGATTCCCAAGGTTAACTGGGCTTTAACATATCCCGCAGTATCTTTTTTTCGGTTTCTATTATTAAGACCTGGGCGTTGTGCCCAGGTCTTGTGAAAAACGGGACGGCATTAAGAATTAGGAGAAAGAGTCTCCTAGATAGTGTTGACGTACCATAGGATTTGCGATCATCTGAGCAGACGATCCTTCAAAGAAGATTTTCCCGTCAATGATAAGGTAACAACGATCTGCGATAGATAAGAGTTCTTTTGCGTTATGGTCGGTAATTAAGATACCAATACCGCGACTTGCCAGAATTTTGATTAGGTATTTGACATTTTGAATGACCAGAGGATCCACGTTAGCAAAAGGCTCGTCTAGTAAAAGAACGCTAGGATTCAGAGCAAGAACACACGCGATTTCCAATCGGCGACGTTCTCCACCCGATAGCGAGCCGGCTTTCTTATGTAGACTAGTAGTCAATTGAAGATCATCAATGAGAGCATTTAATAGGTGCGTTTGTTCTTTTCGTGTTTTATAGATAATTTCCAGAACGCAAATTAGGTTTTCTTTAACAGTCAGCTCTTTAAAAATAGTAGGCTCTTGTGCTAGGTACCCGATGCCAA carries:
- the lptB gene encoding LPS export ABC transporter ATP-binding protein, giving the protein MSVLSVCNLIKKYNKKPVTNDVSFQVNAGEIVGLLGPNGAGKTTAFYQTVGLIRPDSGKILFKNTDITKKPMDYRARLGIGYLAQEPTIFKELTVKENLICVLEIIYKTRKEQTHLLNALIDDLQLTTSLHKKAGSLSGGERRRLEIACVLALNPSVLLLDEPFANVDPLVIQNVKYLIKILASRGIGILITDHNAKELLSIADRCYLIIDGKIFFEGSSAQMIANPMVRQHYLGDSFS